One stretch of Niallia sp. XMNu-256 DNA includes these proteins:
- a CDS encoding chemotaxis protein CheA — protein sequence MEMSQYLEVFIEESKEHLQSCNDHLLVLEKNPDDMNTINELFRSAHTLKGMAATMGFDDIVKLTHQMENVLDGIRHHTISVTLNLLDVVFSAVDDLEEMVQSIASGGDGKRDVSVVVSKLKRIEERKDFHALAGHEEVAAAVISDTTEITYDEFERTVILQSQEPGFRVYEITVSLRKVCLLKAARVFMVFEALEKIGEIIKTTPTVEELEEEKFDQFFTITFVSKEEGDEIEKKVLKVSEVKSVTVKSVNFSREMPTDQSIPESTESNSELTKHQNGNSKVPLGRETESNKQQHNGKTANKTIRVNIERLDILLNLFEELVINRSRLEQISSELNNQELQETVDRMSRTTDDLQNIILNMRMVPIETVFNRFPRMVRQLSRDLQKKVNLEIIGAETELDRAVIDEIGDPLVHIIRNSLDHGIETPEVRKLEGKPEEGTVILKAYHSGNQVFIEIEDDGAGIHRDKVLKKALNNGGVSEQTAANLTDQQVYDLIFVPGFSTVDQISSVSGRGVGLDVVKNTIETLGGNVSVDSIEGSGSRFSIQLPLTLSIISVMLVEIQQEKYAIPLSSIIETAIIRQEDILHTHNQKVIDFRGKIVPLLFLRDLFEVPVYKEDNESISIVIVRKGEKMAGLVVDSFIGLQEVVLKSFGNYLTNIFAVSGATILGDGQVALIVDCNELLK from the coding sequence GTGGAAATGAGTCAATATTTAGAGGTTTTCATTGAAGAGAGTAAAGAACATTTACAGTCTTGCAATGACCATTTATTAGTATTAGAGAAAAATCCCGATGATATGAATACTATAAATGAACTATTTCGTTCAGCTCATACATTAAAGGGAATGGCTGCGACAATGGGATTTGATGATATAGTAAAACTGACTCATCAAATGGAAAATGTATTGGATGGAATAAGACATCATACCATATCTGTTACACTTAATCTATTGGATGTCGTTTTTTCAGCTGTAGATGATCTAGAGGAAATGGTTCAATCGATAGCAAGTGGAGGTGACGGAAAAAGAGATGTTTCTGTTGTTGTGAGCAAATTAAAGCGGATCGAAGAGAGGAAAGACTTTCATGCTTTGGCAGGACATGAGGAGGTTGCAGCAGCTGTTATCTCGGATACCACAGAGATCACCTATGATGAATTTGAGCGGACAGTCATTTTACAATCACAGGAACCAGGCTTTCGTGTGTATGAAATTACGGTATCATTACGCAAAGTTTGTTTATTAAAAGCAGCCAGGGTTTTTATGGTTTTTGAAGCTTTAGAGAAAATCGGAGAAATTATAAAAACAACGCCAACTGTAGAAGAATTAGAAGAGGAGAAATTTGATCAATTCTTTACAATTACTTTTGTTTCCAAAGAAGAAGGAGACGAGATTGAAAAGAAAGTTTTAAAAGTTTCAGAGGTTAAGAGTGTAACGGTGAAATCTGTAAACTTTTCTAGAGAAATGCCTACAGATCAGTCTATCCCTGAATCTACAGAAAGTAATTCCGAACTAACAAAACATCAAAACGGAAATAGTAAGGTCCCACTGGGTCGAGAAACGGAATCAAATAAGCAGCAACATAATGGAAAAACCGCTAATAAAACGATTCGCGTAAATATTGAAAGACTGGATATTTTACTAAATTTATTCGAGGAATTGGTGATTAATAGAAGCAGATTAGAGCAAATTTCCTCTGAATTAAATAACCAGGAATTACAAGAGACCGTTGATCGCATGTCAAGAACAACAGATGATTTACAAAATATTATTTTAAATATGAGAATGGTTCCAATAGAAACGGTATTTAATCGATTTCCACGGATGGTCAGACAATTATCCCGTGACTTACAGAAGAAGGTCAATTTAGAAATTATTGGGGCTGAAACAGAGCTAGATCGGGCGGTTATTGATGAAATAGGGGACCCGCTTGTTCATATAATTCGCAATTCTTTAGACCATGGGATTGAAACACCAGAAGTTCGAAAGTTGGAAGGAAAACCAGAGGAAGGAACGGTTATATTAAAGGCCTATCATAGTGGCAATCAAGTCTTCATTGAGATAGAGGACGATGGTGCGGGGATTCATCGAGATAAAGTATTAAAAAAAGCATTAAATAATGGGGGTGTCAGTGAACAAACGGCCGCAAATTTAACCGATCAGCAAGTATATGATTTAATTTTTGTGCCTGGATTCTCAACAGTCGACCAAATTTCAAGTGTTTCCGGTCGCGGAGTTGGATTAGATGTTGTAAAAAACACAATTGAGACGCTGGGTGGAAATGTTTCAGTAGATTCTATTGAAGGAAGCGGTTCACGTTTTTCCATCCAATTACCTCTAACATTATCGATTATTTCCGTTATGCTTGTTGAAATACAACAAGAAAAATACGCAATTCCGCTATCTTCGATTATTGAAACAGCGATCATCAGGCAGGAAGATATCTTACATACGCACAATCAAAAGGTGATCGATTTTCGAGGAAAAATCGTTCCATTATTATTCCTTAGAGATTTATTTGAAGTACCTGTCTATAAAGAAGACAATGAGTCTATTTCCATCGTAATCGTACGTAAAGGAGAGAAAATGGCAGGGCTAGTTGTTGACTCATTTATTGGTCTGCAAGAGGTTGTTTTAAAGTCATTTGGAAACTACTTAACAAATATATTTGCCGTTTCAGGCGCAACTATTTTAGGAGATGGCCAGGTTGCCTTAATTGTTGATTGCAACGAACTATTAAAATAA
- a CDS encoding CheB methylesterase domain-containing protein — MIGTSTRGPNALHTVLTKFPENLPIPIVIVQHIPPWFTSSLANRLNGVSKITVKEAGGREILQDGTGYIALGGFHLTLRPFGKSVMTHLEQGSKDCIHCPSVDQLFMSAAQLKDYGKIAVIITGMGSDGTKGPIALKGSAHVKAIAESKENSVVFGIPKAANATGLIDETKDVEHISETVMKYL; from the coding sequence TTGATCGGTACTTCGACACGAGGACCCAATGCCTTACACACAGTGCTAACAAAGTTTCCAGAAAATCTCCCCATTCCCATTGTCATCGTTCAGCATATCCCACCTTGGTTTACATCGTCGCTCGCGAACCGATTAAATGGCGTATCTAAGATTACGGTAAAGGAAGCTGGAGGACGTGAAATTTTGCAAGATGGTACAGGTTATATTGCTCTCGGGGGATTTCATTTAACTCTAAGGCCATTTGGGAAAAGTGTGATGACTCATTTAGAACAAGGCTCTAAAGACTGCATCCATTGTCCTTCTGTTGATCAATTATTTATGTCAGCAGCACAATTAAAAGATTATGGGAAAATCGCTGTTATTATAACTGGAATGGGTTCAGACGGCACAAAAGGCCCTATCGCCTTGAAAGGCAGTGCTCATGTGAAGGCAATTGCGGAATCAAAAGAAAACAGTGTTGTTTTTGGCATACCTAAAGCTGCCAACGCTACTGGACTGATTGATGAGACTAAGGATGTTGAGCATATTTCAGAAACAGTGATGAAATATCTTTGA
- the codY gene encoding GTP-sensing pleiotropic transcriptional regulator CodY yields MDLLSRSRKINAMLQKAAGKSVNFKEMADTLSDVIDANIYVVSRRGKLLGFSIQQQIENDRMKNMLEERQFPEEYTNSLFAISETTPNIDINSKYTVFPIENKELFENGLTTVVPIIGGGDRLGTLILSRMEKEFHDDDLILAEYGATVVGMEILHEKSGEIEEEARSKAVVQMAISSLSYSELEAIEHIFEELNGTEGLLVASKIADRVGITRSVIVNALRKLESAGVIESRSLGMKGTYIKVLNDKFLLELDKLKTN; encoded by the coding sequence ATGGATTTATTATCAAGATCAAGAAAAATTAACGCGATGCTTCAAAAGGCAGCAGGAAAGTCTGTGAACTTCAAAGAAATGGCAGATACATTATCAGATGTAATTGATGCTAATATTTATGTAGTAAGTCGTAGAGGAAAACTTTTAGGCTTTTCTATTCAACAACAAATTGAAAATGACCGCATGAAAAATATGCTAGAGGAACGTCAATTTCCAGAAGAATATACGAATAGTTTGTTTGCTATTAGTGAAACAACCCCAAATATTGATATAAACAGTAAGTATACGGTGTTCCCAATTGAGAATAAAGAGTTATTTGAAAATGGATTAACAACAGTTGTCCCTATTATTGGTGGTGGCGACCGTTTAGGAACATTAATATTATCGAGAATGGAAAAAGAGTTCCACGATGATGATTTAATTCTAGCTGAATATGGTGCAACTGTTGTTGGAATGGAAATTCTTCATGAGAAGTCCGGTGAAATTGAGGAAGAGGCAAGAAGCAAGGCAGTCGTTCAAATGGCAATTAGTTCGTTATCATACAGTGAGTTAGAAGCAATCGAACATATTTTTGAAGAGTTGAATGGAACAGAAGGTTTATTAGTTGCTTCAAAAATTGCTGATCGTGTTGGAATTACCCGTTCAGTTATTGTAAATGCGTTGAGAAAATTAGAAAGTGCGGGAGTTATTGAATCTCGTTCCCTTGGAATGAAAGGCACTTATATTAAAGTGTTAAATGATAAGTTCTTATTAGAGTTAGACAAATTAAAAACAAATTAA
- the hslU gene encoding HslU--HslV peptidase ATPase subunit, whose product MGNSLNLTPRQIVERLDQYIIGQKDAKKAVAVALRNRYRRSLLDESIRDEISPKNILMIGPTGVGKTEIARRIAKLVNAPFIKVEATKFTEVGYVGRDVESMVRDLVETSIRLVKEEKMHSVKDRAEKNANDRLVELLVPSNKKSTTIKNPLEMLFGGGTTQESDNNTESEDYSIQEKRRTVKQQLADGELENEIVTVEVEEQQASMFDLLQGSGMEQMGINMQDALGNLMPKRKKKRKLSVRDARKVLIHEEAQKLIDMDEVTQEAIYRAEQSGIIFIDEIDKIASKSSGGSSADVSREGVQRDILPIVEGSTVVTKYGTVKTDHVLFIAAGAFHMAKPSDLIPELQGRFPIRVELTKLEVEDFIKILIEPDNALIKQYVALLATEGIQIEFSDEAISKIAQVAYEVNQNTDNIGARRLHTILEKLLEDLSFEAPEITMEKITITPHYVEDKLGAISRNKDLSRFIL is encoded by the coding sequence ATGGGAAATAGTTTAAATTTAACACCTCGTCAAATTGTTGAAAGACTGGATCAGTATATTATTGGCCAAAAAGATGCTAAAAAGGCTGTAGCTGTTGCCCTTCGAAACCGTTATCGACGCAGCTTACTCGATGAAAGTATTCGTGATGAAATTAGTCCCAAAAACATTTTAATGATCGGTCCTACAGGTGTTGGTAAAACAGAAATTGCAAGACGGATTGCAAAATTAGTAAATGCTCCATTTATCAAAGTTGAGGCGACCAAATTTACGGAAGTTGGTTATGTTGGACGTGACGTAGAGTCGATGGTAAGGGATTTGGTAGAGACTTCAATTAGACTTGTCAAAGAAGAAAAAATGCATAGCGTAAAAGATCGCGCGGAGAAAAATGCCAACGATCGTTTAGTTGAATTATTAGTACCATCCAATAAGAAATCAACAACGATAAAGAACCCACTTGAGATGTTATTTGGTGGCGGCACAACTCAAGAAAGCGATAATAATACTGAATCTGAGGATTACAGTATTCAAGAAAAGAGAAGAACGGTGAAGCAGCAATTAGCTGACGGCGAGCTTGAGAATGAAATTGTGACTGTTGAAGTAGAGGAACAACAGGCATCTATGTTTGATTTATTGCAAGGGTCTGGTATGGAACAGATGGGAATTAATATGCAAGATGCCCTAGGAAATCTTATGCCAAAGCGTAAAAAGAAAAGGAAACTATCTGTACGTGATGCACGTAAAGTCCTGATTCATGAAGAGGCTCAAAAACTAATTGATATGGATGAAGTAACACAGGAAGCTATTTATCGTGCTGAACAATCAGGGATTATTTTTATTGATGAAATCGACAAAATTGCAAGTAAAAGTAGTGGTGGATCTTCTGCAGATGTATCTAGAGAAGGAGTTCAGCGGGACATCCTCCCGATTGTTGAGGGCTCAACGGTTGTCACAAAATATGGGACAGTTAAAACCGATCATGTTTTATTTATTGCTGCAGGTGCTTTTCATATGGCAAAACCATCTGATTTAATTCCGGAATTACAGGGACGTTTTCCAATTCGTGTTGAGTTAACAAAACTAGAAGTTGAGGATTTTATCAAAATTTTAATTGAACCAGATAACGCATTAATTAAACAATATGTAGCATTATTAGCTACAGAAGGTATACAAATTGAATTTTCTGACGAAGCTATTAGTAAAATAGCCCAAGTCGCATATGAGGTAAATCAAAATACCGATAATATTGGTGCAAGGCGTCTGCACACAATATTAGAGAAATTACTTGAAGATTTATCCTTTGAAGCACCGGAGATCACAATGGAAAAGATTACGATCACCCCACATTATGTCGAGGATAAGTTAGGTGCCATTTCACGCAATAAAGATTTGAGTCGTTTTATTCTTTAA
- the hslV gene encoding ATP-dependent protease subunit HslV, with the protein MSEFHATTIFAIQHKGQCAMAGDGQVTMGNAVVMKHTAKKVRRLFNGKVLAGFAGSVADAFTLFELFESKLEEYNGNLQRAAVELAKLWRSDKVLRRLEAMLIVMNQTDLLLVSGTGEVIEPDDGILAIGSGGNYALSAGRSLKRYSGEQLSATEIARASLEIAAEICVYTNHNIIVEEL; encoded by the coding sequence ATGTCCGAATTTCATGCAACTACGATTTTCGCCATCCAGCATAAGGGTCAATGTGCGATGGCAGGAGATGGTCAAGTAACAATGGGAAATGCGGTTGTCATGAAGCATACTGCAAAAAAGGTTAGAAGACTATTTAATGGCAAAGTATTAGCTGGATTTGCTGGATCGGTTGCTGATGCTTTTACCCTTTTTGAGCTGTTTGAAAGTAAACTTGAAGAGTATAACGGAAATTTACAACGTGCGGCAGTAGAGTTAGCCAAACTGTGGAGAAGTGATAAGGTTCTACGACGACTAGAGGCCATGCTAATTGTTATGAATCAAACCGATTTATTGCTTGTTTCCGGAACTGGTGAAGTTATTGAACCTGACGATGGCATACTGGCCATTGGTTCTGGTGGCAACTATGCGTTGTCTGCAGGCCGGTCTTTAAAAAGATACTCCGGAGAACAGCTTTCAGCAACAGAAATTGCTAGAGCGTCCCTTGAAATAGCAGCGGAAATATGTGTTTACACAAACCACAATATTATTGTCGAAGAGTTATAG
- the topA gene encoding type I DNA topoisomerase → MSEFLVIVESPAKAKTIEKYLGKKYKVKASMGHIRDLPKSQMGVDVENHFEPKYITIRGKGPILKDLKTAAKKAKKIYLAADPDREGEAIAWHLANSLNVDVNSDCRVVFNEITKDAIKESFKHPRPINMDLVDAQQARRILDRLVGYNISPLLWKKVKKGLSAGRVQSVAVRLIIEREKEIQNFIPEEYWSITGEFLKGMESFEASFFSLDKKKVELSSKQKVDEVLEKLKGKTFIVDSVTKKERRRNPALPFTTSSLQQEAARKLNFRAKKTMMLAQQLYEGIELGKEGTVGLITYMRTDSTRISDVAKEEAAGYIRSTYGDDYLQKSERKEKKNNATQDAHEAIRPTSVLREPSSLKDSLSRDQLRLYKLIWERFVASQMAPAVMDTMTVDLKNGSIIFRANGSKIKFPGFMKVYVEGTDDPVEEKKDRQLPDLKEGEEVIKKQIDPKQHFTQPPPRYTEARLVKTLEELGIGRPSTFAPTLDTIQKRGYVALENKRFIPTELGGIVMELILEFFPEILNVEFTAKMEADLDNVEEGQVNWVQLIDDFYQGFEKSLDKAEKEMQEVEIKDEPAGEDCVECGNPMVFKMGRYGKFMACSNFPDCRNTKAIVKEIGVKCPKCEEGNLIERKSKKRRIFYGCDQYPSCDFLSWDKPIPRSCPKCETLLIEKKLKKGIQVQCMQCDYKEEPQS, encoded by the coding sequence ATGTCAGAGTTTCTAGTAATCGTAGAATCACCTGCAAAGGCGAAGACGATTGAGAAGTATTTAGGAAAAAAATATAAAGTGAAAGCATCTATGGGGCATATAAGAGATTTACCTAAAAGCCAAATGGGTGTTGATGTAGAAAATCATTTCGAACCAAAGTACATTACTATTAGGGGAAAAGGCCCTATTTTAAAAGATTTAAAAACAGCTGCTAAAAAGGCAAAAAAAATCTATCTCGCTGCCGACCCTGATCGTGAAGGAGAGGCAATCGCTTGGCATTTAGCAAATAGTTTAAATGTAGATGTAAATTCTGATTGCCGTGTTGTCTTCAATGAAATTACGAAGGATGCAATAAAAGAGTCCTTTAAGCATCCAAGACCAATTAATATGGACTTAGTAGATGCCCAACAAGCTAGAAGAATTTTGGATCGGTTGGTCGGATATAATATTAGTCCTTTGCTTTGGAAAAAGGTTAAAAAAGGCCTTAGCGCTGGAAGAGTACAGTCAGTGGCAGTTCGATTAATTATTGAACGCGAAAAAGAAATTCAAAACTTTATTCCGGAAGAATATTGGTCAATTACAGGGGAATTTCTTAAGGGAATGGAAAGTTTTGAAGCATCATTCTTTTCATTGGATAAGAAAAAGGTTGAACTTTCCTCAAAACAAAAGGTTGATGAAGTATTAGAAAAATTAAAGGGTAAAACCTTTATAGTCGACTCAGTTACTAAAAAAGAGCGCCGTAGAAATCCTGCTCTCCCTTTTACTACATCATCTCTGCAACAAGAGGCTGCAAGGAAATTAAACTTCCGTGCAAAGAAAACGATGATGCTGGCTCAACAGCTTTATGAGGGGATTGAGTTAGGAAAAGAAGGAACGGTTGGACTCATCACTTATATGAGAACAGACTCAACCCGTATTTCTGATGTGGCAAAAGAAGAAGCGGCAGGATATATCCGCAGTACGTACGGAGACGATTATTTACAAAAGAGCGAACGTAAGGAAAAGAAAAATAATGCTACTCAAGATGCCCATGAAGCCATAAGGCCAACAAGCGTTTTACGAGAACCAAGTAGTTTGAAAGATTCTCTCTCAAGGGATCAACTTCGCCTATACAAATTAATTTGGGAAAGATTTGTCGCAAGTCAAATGGCTCCGGCTGTTATGGACACAATGACAGTTGATTTAAAGAATGGCTCGATTATCTTTAGAGCAAATGGTTCCAAAATCAAATTTCCTGGATTTATGAAGGTATATGTAGAAGGAACAGATGATCCAGTTGAAGAGAAAAAAGATCGCCAACTTCCAGATTTAAAAGAGGGCGAAGAAGTGATTAAAAAGCAAATTGACCCGAAACAGCACTTCACACAGCCGCCTCCAAGGTATACAGAGGCAAGACTAGTAAAAACTCTTGAAGAGCTTGGGATTGGGCGACCATCAACGTTTGCCCCTACATTAGATACCATTCAAAAAAGGGGTTATGTTGCCCTAGAAAATAAGCGATTCATTCCTACCGAGCTTGGTGGAATCGTCATGGAATTAATTCTCGAGTTTTTCCCTGAAATTTTGAATGTCGAGTTTACAGCAAAGATGGAAGCCGATTTAGACAATGTAGAAGAAGGTCAAGTGAATTGGGTTCAGCTAATCGATGACTTCTACCAAGGATTCGAAAAAAGTCTTGACAAAGCGGAGAAGGAAATGCAAGAGGTGGAAATAAAAGATGAGCCTGCCGGTGAGGATTGTGTGGAATGTGGAAATCCGATGGTATTTAAAATGGGAAGATACGGAAAATTTATGGCGTGCAGTAATTTCCCGGATTGTAGGAATACAAAAGCCATTGTCAAAGAAATTGGCGTGAAGTGTCCGAAATGTGAAGAAGGAAATTTGATTGAAAGGAAAAGTAAAAAACGACGGATCTTCTATGGATGTGATCAATATCCTTCTTGTGACTTTTTATCATGGGATAAGCCTATTCCTCGTTCTTGTCCAAAATGTGAAACTCTATTAATTGAAAAGAAACTAAAAAAAGGAATCCAAGTTCAATGTATGCAATGTGATTATAAGGAAGAACCACAGAGTTAA
- the dprA gene encoding DNA-processing protein DprA produces the protein MNEFKNRLVHLHHCRGVGWNLIDNILKKDPQLKHLYQHNLIDYISSQTASNAVVDDLHSQKLRDDILNYEHFNIKAITIFDEEYPFLLRETYKPPWVIYCIGDIGLLTMDRLLAVVGSRLATNYGKKVIHSLFPSLIQQGYGIISGLALGIDACAHGAAIHLKGKTIAVIAGGFGHIYPKENIPLAQEMMKNHLVISEYPPNTKPQKWHFPMRNRIIAGISHGTLVVEAKKSSGSLITANYAIQEGREVFSVPGPIFSTYSVGTNELIGQGAKLVLTAQDIIDELSYPVKVENL, from the coding sequence ATGAATGAATTTAAAAATAGGCTTGTCCATCTTCACCATTGCAGAGGAGTAGGTTGGAATTTAATTGACAATATCCTCAAAAAAGACCCTCAATTAAAACATCTATACCAACATAACCTAATAGACTATATTTCTTCACAAACAGCCTCTAATGCCGTTGTTGATGATCTGCACTCTCAAAAGTTAAGAGATGATATTTTAAATTATGAACACTTCAATATTAAGGCGATAACTATTTTTGATGAAGAATATCCTTTTTTATTACGTGAAACATATAAGCCGCCATGGGTTATTTATTGTATTGGAGACATTGGCTTGTTAACGATGGACCGCTTGCTTGCAGTGGTAGGTTCAAGACTTGCAACGAATTATGGTAAAAAAGTGATTCATTCGCTATTTCCTTCATTAATACAACAAGGGTATGGTATCATAAGCGGATTAGCATTAGGAATTGATGCTTGTGCTCATGGTGCAGCTATTCACTTAAAAGGTAAAACCATTGCTGTTATTGCAGGGGGCTTTGGTCATATATATCCTAAAGAAAATATCCCTTTAGCTCAAGAAATGATGAAAAATCATCTTGTGATTTCAGAATATCCACCAAATACAAAACCACAAAAATGGCATTTTCCGATGCGAAATCGAATTATAGCTGGAATCTCTCATGGGACATTAGTAGTAGAGGCGAAAAAAAGCAGTGGATCATTGATTACAGCTAATTATGCCATACAAGAAGGTAGAGAAGTTTTTTCTGTTCCAGGTCCCATATTTAGTACCTATTCAGTGGGAACCAATGAGTTGATTGGACAGGGAGCGAAATTAGTTTTAACCGCTCAAGATATTATCGATGAATTATCATACCCTGTAAAAGTCGAAAATTTGTAA
- the sucD gene encoding succinate--CoA ligase subunit alpha, with protein MSVFINKDTKVIVQGITGSTALFHTKQMIEYGTKIVGGTSPGKGGNEVEGVPVFNTVKEAVDATGANASVIYVPAAFAADAIIEAVDAELDLAICITEHIPVLDMVKVKRYMEGKKTRLIGPNCPGVISADECKIGIMPGYIHKKGHVGVVSRSGTLTYEAVHQLTQAGIGQTTAVGIGGDPVNGTDFIDVLKAFNEDPETEAVIMIGEIGGTAEEEAALWVKENMNKPVVGFIGGRTAPPGKRMGHAGAIISGGKGTADEKIRVMNECGIKVADTPSVMGDTLITVLKEKGLYEKCKTH; from the coding sequence GTGAGCGTATTTATCAATAAAGATACAAAAGTAATTGTACAAGGAATTACTGGCTCTACGGCGCTATTTCACACAAAACAAATGATTGAATATGGCACAAAAATTGTTGGAGGCACTTCCCCAGGTAAAGGCGGCAATGAGGTAGAAGGAGTACCTGTCTTTAATACTGTTAAGGAAGCTGTTGATGCGACAGGTGCCAACGCTTCAGTTATTTATGTACCTGCAGCATTTGCTGCTGATGCGATTATAGAAGCTGTAGATGCCGAGCTTGATTTAGCGATTTGCATTACTGAGCATATTCCAGTGTTAGACATGGTAAAAGTGAAGCGTTATATGGAAGGGAAGAAAACGCGCCTGATCGGTCCTAACTGTCCAGGAGTCATCTCTGCAGATGAATGTAAGATTGGAATTATGCCAGGCTATATTCATAAGAAAGGCCATGTTGGTGTTGTTTCACGTTCTGGTACGTTAACATATGAAGCAGTACATCAATTAACACAAGCAGGAATTGGCCAAACCACCGCAGTGGGAATTGGGGGAGACCCAGTTAACGGCACAGACTTTATCGATGTACTAAAAGCTTTTAATGAAGACCCTGAAACAGAAGCTGTAATTATGATTGGTGAAATTGGTGGAACAGCTGAAGAAGAGGCGGCTCTATGGGTGAAAGAAAATATGAACAAACCAGTTGTTGGGTTTATTGGGGGTCGTACAGCTCCTCCAGGAAAACGAATGGGACATGCTGGCGCCATTATTTCAGGCGGTAAAGGGACGGCAGATGAAAAGATCCGAGTCATGAATGAATGTGGGATTAAAGTAGCGGACACTCCTTCTGTAATGGGAGATACTTTAATTACTGTATTAAAAGAAAAAGGATTATATGAGAAATGTAAAACTCATTAA
- the sucC gene encoding ADP-forming succinate--CoA ligase subunit beta, whose protein sequence is MNIHEYQGKEILRKYGVTVPNGKVAFTVEEAVEAAKELGTEVCVVKAQIHAGGRGKAGGVKVAKNLDEVRTYASEILGKTLVTHQTGPEGKEVKRLLIEEGCDIKKEYYVGLVLDRATSRVVLMASEEGGTEIEEVAAETPEKIFKEEIDPVVGLMPYQARRIAFNINIPHELVNQAVKFMLSLYNAYTEKDCSIAEINPLVVTGDGKVMALDAKLNFDSNALYRQKDVIELRDLEEEDPKEIEASKYDLSYISLDGNIGCMVNGAGLAMSTMDIIKHYGGEPANFLDVGGGATAEKVTEAFKIILSDESVKGIFVNIFGGIMKCDVIAEGVVEAAKQVGLQVPLVVRLEGTNVDLGKQILNKSGLNIVAAGSMADGAQKIVSLVK, encoded by the coding sequence ATGAATATTCATGAGTACCAAGGTAAAGAAATCCTCAGAAAATACGGGGTAACCGTTCCAAATGGTAAAGTTGCTTTCACTGTTGAAGAAGCTGTTGAAGCAGCAAAAGAACTTGGAACTGAGGTTTGTGTCGTTAAAGCACAAATTCATGCTGGCGGACGTGGAAAAGCTGGCGGTGTCAAAGTGGCAAAAAATTTGGACGAGGTTCGTACATATGCGAGCGAAATTCTAGGCAAGACCCTTGTGACACATCAAACAGGTCCAGAAGGAAAAGAAGTAAAGCGTCTATTAATTGAAGAAGGCTGTGACATTAAAAAAGAGTATTACGTTGGCCTTGTATTAGATCGAGCTACCTCTCGAGTTGTATTAATGGCATCTGAGGAAGGCGGAACAGAAATTGAAGAAGTCGCTGCCGAGACTCCAGAGAAAATCTTTAAAGAGGAGATTGATCCGGTTGTGGGCCTAATGCCATATCAAGCGCGTAGAATCGCTTTTAATATTAATATCCCACATGAATTAGTTAATCAAGCTGTTAAATTCATGCTAAGTCTTTATAATGCCTATACTGAAAAGGATTGCTCAATAGCGGAAATTAATCCTCTCGTTGTAACAGGCGATGGAAAAGTAATGGCATTAGATGCTAAGTTAAACTTTGATTCAAATGCATTATATAGACAAAAAGACGTGATTGAACTTAGAGATCTTGAAGAAGAAGATCCAAAGGAAATTGAAGCTTCTAAATATGATTTAAGCTACATTTCACTTGATGGAAATATTGGATGCATGGTAAATGGTGCTGGTCTTGCAATGTCTACAATGGACATTATTAAGCATTATGGTGGGGAGCCAGCTAACTTCCTAGATGTTGGCGGCGGTGCAACTGCGGAAAAGGTAACGGAAGCGTTCAAAATTATCCTTTCAGATGAAAGTGTTAAAGGGATATTTGTGAATATTTTTGGCGGAATTATGAAGTGTGATGTAATTGCTGAAGGTGTTGTCGAAGCTGCAAAACAAGTTGGCCTGCAAGTCCCGCTTGTCGTTCGTCTAGAAGGAACAAATGTTGATCTAGGTAAACAGATATTAAATAAATCAGGATTAAATATTGTTGCTGCCGGGTCAATGGCTGATGGAGCACAAAAAATCGTTTCACTAGTTAAATAG